The Noviherbaspirillum saxi genome includes a window with the following:
- a CDS encoding sn-glycerol-3-phosphate import ATP-binding protein UgpC, which yields MAQVHLKKITKTYGKGAKGIDVIHGISIDIDDGEFIVMVGPSGCGKSTLLRMVAGLEEITGGDIVIGDRVVNNLEPKDRDIAMVFQNYALYPHMSVYENMAYGLKIRKFSKADIDLRVQKAARILELGALLERTPRQLSGGQRQRVAMGRAIVREPAVFLFDEPLSNLDAKLRVQMRLEIQKMHRAIGTTSLYVTHDQVEAMTLGQRMIVMNAGRAEQIGTPAEVYGKPATTFVASFIGSPPMNLMRGMVSGDGATLAIGDGIQLALPAARSGLSARESILGVRPEHLILGRPGIAMQVEMVEALGADVLVHGVAGGQTLVIRAPAGVQIEAGQRVEAGFDGSAMHWFDPETTRRIEG from the coding sequence ATGGCACAAGTGCATTTAAAAAAAATCACCAAGACCTATGGCAAGGGCGCGAAGGGCATAGACGTCATCCATGGGATTTCAATCGACATTGACGATGGCGAATTCATCGTTATGGTCGGTCCTTCCGGTTGCGGTAAATCGACGCTGTTGCGCATGGTCGCCGGGTTGGAAGAAATCACCGGCGGCGATATTGTGATCGGCGACCGCGTCGTCAATAACCTGGAACCCAAGGACCGCGACATCGCGATGGTGTTCCAGAACTATGCGCTGTACCCGCATATGAGCGTGTATGAAAACATGGCCTACGGATTGAAGATCCGGAAGTTTTCCAAGGCCGATATCGATCTGCGGGTGCAAAAAGCCGCCAGGATCCTCGAACTGGGCGCGCTGCTGGAACGTACGCCGCGCCAGTTGTCCGGCGGACAGCGGCAGCGCGTCGCGATGGGGCGCGCGATCGTGCGCGAGCCGGCGGTATTTTTGTTCGACGAACCGCTGTCCAATCTCGATGCCAAGCTGCGCGTGCAGATGCGCCTGGAAATTCAAAAGATGCATCGCGCGATCGGCACCACCAGCCTGTACGTGACGCATGACCAGGTCGAGGCAATGACCCTGGGCCAGCGCATGATCGTGATGAATGCCGGCCGCGCCGAACAGATCGGCACGCCGGCGGAAGTCTACGGCAAGCCGGCCACCACCTTCGTCGCGAGCTTCATCGGTTCACCGCCGATGAACCTGATGCGCGGAATGGTGAGCGGCGACGGCGCGACGCTTGCCATCGGCGATGGCATACAGCTGGCGTTGCCGGCTGCACGGTCCGGCTTGTCCGCGCGCGAATCGATACTTGGCGTGCGGCCCGAGCATTTGATCCTGGGAAGGCCCGGAATTGCGATGCAGGTGGAGATGGTCGAGGCGCTGGGCGCCGATGTGCTGGTGCATGGCGTGGCCGGTGGCCAGACGCTGGTCATTCGCGCGCCGGCCGGTGTTCAGATCGAGGCCGGTCAACGTGTGGAAGCGGGCTTCGATGGGAGCGCGATGCACTGGTTCGATCCGGAGACGACGCGCCGCATTGAGGGCTAA
- the ugpE gene encoding sn-glycerol-3-phosphate ABC transporter permease UgpE: MIERRPILDLISHLMLILGVAIVAFPIYVAFVASTQTPEQAALAPISLIPGDQFFQNYASVIVSGASGNVSVPPVARMMWVSLVSALIIAIGKITISMLSAFAIVYFRFPGRSLFFWMIFVTLMLPVEVRITPTYQVISDFGMLNSYAGLTIPLIASATATFLFRQFFLTVPDELAEAARIDGAGPMRFFKDVLWPLSRTNVIALFVIMFIYGWNQYLWPLLVSTEQSMYPIGIGIKTMIAGGDAAIEWNMVMATLILAMLPPGLVVVVMQKWFVKGLVDSEK; encoded by the coding sequence ATGATTGAACGTCGACCTATCCTTGATCTGATCAGCCATCTGATGCTGATCCTTGGCGTCGCCATCGTCGCCTTTCCGATTTACGTTGCCTTTGTCGCCAGCACGCAGACGCCGGAGCAGGCCGCATTGGCGCCGATATCGCTGATCCCGGGCGACCAGTTTTTCCAGAACTATGCGTCGGTGATCGTCAGCGGCGCTTCCGGCAATGTGTCGGTACCGCCGGTGGCGCGCATGATGTGGGTAAGCCTGGTGTCGGCGCTGATCATCGCGATCGGCAAGATCACAATCTCGATGCTGTCTGCATTCGCGATCGTGTATTTCCGCTTTCCGGGTCGCTCGCTATTCTTCTGGATGATTTTCGTCACGCTGATGCTGCCGGTCGAAGTGCGCATCACGCCGACCTATCAGGTGATTTCCGACTTCGGCATGTTGAATAGCTATGCGGGGCTGACGATTCCATTGATCGCGTCGGCGACCGCGACCTTCCTGTTCCGCCAATTCTTTCTTACCGTGCCGGATGAACTGGCCGAGGCGGCGCGCATCGACGGAGCAGGGCCGATGCGTTTTTTCAAGGATGTGCTGTGGCCGCTGTCGCGCACTAATGTGATTGCCTTGTTCGTCATCATGTTCATCTACGGCTGGAATCAGTACCTGTGGCCGTTGCTGGTGTCGACCGAGCAAAGCATGTATCCGATCGGCATAGGCATCAAGACCATGATTGCCGGCGGCGATGCGGCCATCGAATGGAACATGGTGATGGCGACGCTCATACTCGCGATGCTGCCACCGGGCCTGGTGGTGGTCGTGATGCAGAAATGGTTCGTCAAGGGCTTGGTCGATTCGGAAAAATGA